The Triticum aestivum cultivar Chinese Spring chromosome 7B, IWGSC CS RefSeq v2.1, whole genome shotgun sequence genome window below encodes:
- the LOC123160783 gene encoding protein TAPETUM DETERMINANT 1, whose translation MANQAFLHLALLLLLLCSATQGDELGADAVGRTACRSADLVVRQSATGRVVEGKPEYAVEVTNRCRCAQSRVLLRCYGLSSVEAVDPRVIRPVDGERCLLRGGRRIPSGAPVRFKYAWMTPFDFPLVSSQAHC comes from the exons ATGGCGAACCAAGCTTTCCTCCACCTCGCGCTACTACTGCTGCTCCTCTGCAGCGCCACCCAAG GCGATGAGCTGGGAGCAGATGCGGTGGGCCGGACGGCGTGCCGGTCCGCGGACCTGGTGGTGAGGCAGTCGGCGACGGGGCGGGTCGTGGAGGGTAAGCCGGAGTACGCAGTGGAGGTGACCAACCGCTGCCGGTGCGCGCAGTCCAGGGTGCTGCTCCGCTGCTACGGCCTTAGCAGCGTCGAGGCCGTGGACCCGCGGGTGATCCGGCCCGTCGACGGCGAGCGCTGCCTGCTCCGGGGCGGCCGGCGGATCCCGAGCGGCGCGCCGGTGCGGTTCAAGTACGCCTGGATGACGCCGTTCGACTTCCCTCTGGTCAGCTCGCAGGCCCACTGCTAG